The nucleotide window ATTGTTGTTACACTGGTCTTGCACCTGTGCGGGAGATTTTCCGTTCTAACTTCCCGTATTAAAAAGTTACCAACAAATTCGTCGAACCTGTTTCGAAGTAACATAAAGACTATTGTACAGAAGCATCTGCAGCTGAGAAAGTAAGTGCGACAGTTTTTATTCCATTACAACTTAATAAGATGACACGGGAACAAGTTTCAGAAAGTGGAGTCAGATTTTCAAGACACGATTTTATACCTTAACATAATTAAAACAGGCTGATACTACTACTTACTGTAGAGTAGTCTTTCTTTAATGATCCTTTATGGGTTCCATGTGACATCGGTCTCTTACAATtaatgtttaaaattaaatttaccgCTTAACACTACCACTTAAATCTAACGCTAGCAACTAACGCAACTCTTCTCCTGTTCACTCTTTCTTTCGCCTTATCTCTCCTTCTTTTCTTCCTTTACATGTTTCTCTATACACCTGCATCGCCTCTTTACTGCATCTTCCCATATTGCATATATCGTATTCCTTTACCTCCCATTCTTATTTATTCCGCCTCCTTCTCCCTTCTCTATATCTTTCCATTCACTCTCAATTCCGCAGCTTTTTCTATTGTATTTCCTCCTCTTCTCTCATTCATTCTCCGTTTTCCAATTCCGTTTGTTTcataatttttttcattttttaaatcttactattttctttttttcctgCGCTTATCATTTACTTCCTTCCTACTTCCTCTCCCTCTTCACTCTGCCAACTCCTTCctttctattatttcttttcTCTTCTAGATTTTTAAATCACGCCTCCCTACTTTCATTGCCTGCTACAATTTTCTTATCCATTTCATAAAAGctcccttccttttctttccATTCCCTACAGTAccctaatacagtaatttctcccaaattCGCACTAAGATTGCGCCCAAAAATGGCGCCCAATTCAGGAAGAGGatatatgattattcgagccttgcgcctcgtttttatagttaccgattgtcgacaactgtaaaaacgagacgcaagactcgaataatcgtatctcctcttcccgaattgtccatttttgtgcgcgatcacagcacgaattaggaagaaattgttACATATGTTCCTACCACACATACTCTGCATTTTCTATTCTCTTCTGTTTCCCAGTATCTCCTTCCTTTCATTTCGTTTCCTAATCTGAACTTTGCAACACTTTTCCATTTTTCTTTCTTGAATCTTTTCCTCAGATATTCCAGTATTTCCCCTTCTCTTATCTCTGCAAACCATTCATTGTATTTCGCTACATTGGCTTTTCCCCAATCCACATTCTCCTGCATTTCCGTCTTCCTCTTCTGAATCCTTTCCCATTCCTCTTATCTTGCTTCCTTTCTCTCATCCCCTAACATCTTTCTGCTTCCTTTACTCTCTATGTACTTCTTCCTTTCTTCTTCCCACATTTCgatattttcatttcttttctcGTTCTTGCTTCTATCTCTTTCAAACATTTTCTTGTTATTTCACTTCCTTTCCCTTCCCTTAACCTTTCGTCAAACTTCCAAGCCCCCCTTGCGCTTCTTTTCCTCATTTTCTCTTATTTCAATTCTTCCCTTAGCATATATTCCGGTATCACCCAATCTACCCCCATTAACCATCTTAAATACCTTTCTTGCATCGATTCTATCTTCTTTCTCTCTGCCCACATCTACACTTCTGCTCCATATGCAGCCACAGGCCATATTAAGGTATCGAATAATTATACCCTTCTTTTCACATCGTTCTTGAAATATCTCTTTGCTCACCCATCTCTCATGGCACCCATTGCATTCCTTGTCCTTCCCTCTATTTGTGCCTCTTGCTTCCCATTTCTTTTGAACCGATACCGTAAATATTCCATATCCTCCACTTCTTCTACTTCACTCCTTCCCCACTTCCTTTCTTCTTCTCTCCTCCCGCCGAATTTCATAACTTTAGTCTTCTCCCTATTCACTTTTAATCTCTTCTCTTCTAATCTCTTCCACATATTTTCTAAATTCCTCGATCATGAGCACCATTCCTGCCTCTTCCTTCGGGAGCAGCACCATATCATCCGCATAGTGTAAAGTGTATATAGATTTTCCTCACTTCTATCTCTATACCCCCCTTTCCTCTTTCCAACAAACTCTCCTCTACATCAAGTTTCAACGTACAGTATAAATAGTTTTGCACTTAAGGAACGCTCCTGCCTTACTCCTCTTCCCAGCCAAAATTTCTCTTCTGTCTCTTCTCCTATTCTTACCTTCGGTGTTGTCTCCATATAAACCTCTTTGACCTTTTCCACTAATCCTTTAATCACCTTCCTTTTTTTCTTCATCGCTGCCCATAAATTGCTTCTATCTACATTGTCGAAAGCTGCTTTAAAATCTACAAAGTATCCTACCATGCCACCCTTCTTTTCTGCCGCTACCAACTACTTACTGATATTTAAGGTAAAAACAATAGAAGTTAGACTTTATCTGTTAAATACCACCACTGATGCATATtgttgataatataaatatatcagaGATGTACACGTTTTACGTTAATCAAGTATTCGCAGAAAGATCACTCCCTATCTTTAATTGTCTATTTCAAATTACCAAATGAAAATTTGATTTATTAAATACATTCAAAATATCTGTACcgatacgaagaagaagaatattCCAGAAAGAAATACGTATTATAGGATATGTTctttttaaaaagattcgcATAAAGTTTCATCATCTGTTTCAGGTTGTCGGCAAGGGTAAATGAAAGCCTTTATATGATCCTTCTGTTCGAATACATCAGTTGCAGTGTCAGACTAGCCCTTTGCATGTATGTTGCATTAATAGTACGTAATTGACTTTGTTTAAATTACAATTGTTAGTGTCAAACAAAAATTCTACGCAGCAAATAATGCTTATCAATAAACATACAAAATTTGTACAACTTAATTACAGTAAGGAAAACGATGTTTGCTTGTGATACATGAAACCTAAAATTTGATTCCTCTAAGAAAATGTTATACAAAACATACTTATGAATTATTAGAGAGTCATATTAGCTATACTTTGAATTATATTGATTACACAAAGAACAACTGTAAGTGAAATCAATAGAAATTCTCATATAATATACtcaaaaatcaatttttgtaCAACAATTTCTCGCCATGAAGCATTTAATGAAATCTTTTCGGGATTAAGACAGTTCCACATTGACACTAGGATCAATTGAAAATATTGATATTGTTCACATCGAAAGCGTGAAAATGAAAATAGCTTTCAAAGAGGATCAGGATCATATGTGTCCAAATATCTTGAAAACTATTAAATTTTGGAAGGTATTATACAAGAGTGGTGCATTAtgttaatattaggtctaccggaaagttctgtctgataatgtcattgcaaatttcgataggtatgcacatgttcatttgagacatatatttttgaaaaatgttgctcacaaattgccatcacgctggcaagaggtcataagtaacgacggaaattatattgtacaataaatattactaaatttatgaaaaatctattatttcctttcatttcttaaacgggcagaactttccggtagacctaatagtaaCACGTGCACCCTGTATTAAGTATCACAAGTAAACTGATCGCATGTATACAGTTTGTAGTAATCACCAATACGTAATTGCTAAAGTATAAATTTAACATTATTCTGTGAAatatacaaaattttattctaatCTACGAAAATATTACTTACATTTAACAGGGGATTCGAACAAATCCGATGATTGGCATTAACTTTCTTTTTTGGTCCTTGGATCTGTTCGCTTTTTTGTACGTCTATTCGTACATTGGTGAACAACTGGCTAATGAGGTATGTATTGATCATGTAAAACACCAATAATTCGTATGCTTTTAGATTTACTTTATAGATGtggtataattttatttcaatctatAAACTGCTATAAACTAGAAATCTTTTATCACGCCGTTAATCCTCTGCTGGCAACTATCATAATCTCTAGTTTAATGCGCAAGTGATGCTTTTGTCGCATCTTTAAACCTTCCAGCAATAACAGAAGCAATCGTCGTAAAGTTACGGAGAAATGACTATTTATTGGAAAGTGAACAATTTTGCAAAAACAAATATCTAAAAAATGTAGTTGCAGAATGTTACTCCTAAAACTATGATAATaaagagaaattaagaaatttgcCAGCCCTTAGAGAAGACCTAATGTTGAATTTCTAAGTAGAATTACTTGTTATTCGAAAATAATACGCGAGATCGTATGTTGAAAAATAACTTTGAAAATCGTTTAtagatgtaaaataaaattctcaAGAAGAtgcagaatatataatataatacgaatATTTATAATACACAATTTTTGCACAACGTATGAAAGTCGTAGTATCTGTATCTCTGTATCTCCATTTCTGTAACAGACATGTGCGCTAATTTGTCCATAACACGTTAAGCGCGGAGCCGATTTAGCTGGGTTTTCTGTTGAGGCGGCAGACCGGCATTATTTCTTAACCTTGATACTACCGGTCTACCGATGCGCCGATGCTATCCAAACGATAGATTTGCTGTCAGTCCCTGGAAACTGACGCCGCCCAAAAAGAGGATACTGTCAGTCCAAGAGGATTGATACCGTCCAAACGGAAAGTTCACTGGCAGCCCCAGGGGGTTGACGccgcgcttaacgtgttaacaaTCATCTaaatagaacgagacaatttttgttttttgcATGTCCTCCTTTTACTTTTATTCCTACATTTTGACTACAGTAGAATCAACTTTGTTTCGATTCCGAAAAAATGAATGACATTCATATTTAGTATattatgtatgaaatcttcatcCCGAATCTGACTCGTGGTTATAGTGCAAAGTAATGTAACCCCCATCAGCGTAGTCCATAACCGCTGTACTAACTACGAACAGCTGTTGTACGGTCCTGATAAACATACTGAATGTTTTTTATACCAGTTGCCAACTCTATAACTCATAGATCCTTGTTTGGGTCTGAGCTAACCATTATGCTGGCAGAGGGTTAATtctacagggttccccggaaagaatcatccgatttcaaaaatttatattttaaaaaattacacacagaaaattataattcaaacacgaatataacgggaaaatgtgcgagttttactttttaccccATTGGCACTTGGAGGTTCGGAATTTTCTTAACACGGAACCACCAAACCAttagattggtcgcagttcatccgataatatggttctacacagttggcctccgagatcacccgacctaaccccatgcgacttcttcctttggggatttgtgaaggatcttgtctttgtaccacctttacctacaagtgtaaatgaactgaaaaaacgcatttgtgatgctgtacaaacaattaccagagatacattacaccgtgtttggcaagaactttcatatcgcaatgatatcatacgtgtaacgaaaggaagtcatattgaacacttgtaaacaaaaactcacacattttcccgttatattcgtgtttgaattataattttctgtgtgtaattttttaaaatataaatttttgaaatcggatgattctttccggggaaccctgtacttCTGCATGTCCTATTATATCGCTCGTATAATGAATACTTTGTTAATTGGGCACTAACAGTAACACAACCATGTTTAGTCACAGAAATATTGCGATGCGCTTTACAGCATTGATTGGCCGGACGTGATACACAAA belongs to Megalopta genalis isolate 19385.01 chromosome 1, iyMegGena1_principal, whole genome shotgun sequence and includes:
- the LOC143262238 gene encoding odorant receptor 47a-like: MILLFEYISCSVRLALCMYVALIGIRTNPMIGINFLFWSLDLFAFLYVYSYIGEQLANESQKYCDALYSIDWPDVIHKGGRSLLICMINGQKIEYMTAGKFYKFTLFGFMDIVKFTMAFVSMLQATMD